The following is a genomic window from Bordetella petrii.
TGCGGCTGAAGCAGATTCTGAACAACCTGCTTTCCAATGCGATACGCTTCACGGAACAGGGCAGCATTCAAATTCAGATACGCGCGACAAGCATCCGCGACGCACACCAATGGGTGCAGTTTGCCGTCAGCGATACCGGCATTGGCATCGAACCCGCCGTATTGCCCACGTTGTTCGACCCGTTCGTGCAAGCCGGGGCGTCGGCCACGGTTGGCGGGGCCGGGTTGGGGCTGTCCATTTGCAAGCGGCTGGTCGACATCATGGGCGGGTATATACGCATTAGCAGCAAGCGGAATCAAGGCACCCGCGTGGTGGTTCGCCTGCGGTTTCCCGTAAAAGCGCTGCCTCAGCTTTCGCCAGGCGGCCAGGCCAATGCACCCGAGCCGCAAGCGCCGATATTGGTTGTGGACGACCATGCGGCCAACCGTACGTTGCTTAAGCACCAGCTGCAAAAGCTTGGTCATGCCGTCGTCTGCGCCGAGAATGGTCTGCAGGCGCTGGAAGCCGTCGGCAGGCAGGTTTTCAAGCTGGCGATCTGCGACTGCGCCATGCCCAGGATGAACGGCATGGAGTTCGTGCGCGCATTGCGGGCAGGCCCCGAACCCAATGCCCGCATGCCGGTCTTGGGTTATACGGCGGGTGCGCAAGATAACTACGCCCAGCAAGCCATCGACGCCGGCATGGACGCCGTGCTGTTCAAGCCGGCAGGGTTGGCGGAATTGCAAGCGGCGCTGCGGGCACACTTGCCACAGCCCGTATTGTCTTAACCAACCAGCGCAGCCAACGTCTGCGACAAGCGCTGCACAGCGGGCACGTACAGGCTGGCCAGCGCCGCTACTGTGTCGCCTTGCTCATGCTGGGCCAGCAATTCAATGCGCTGGCTGAGCGCTACCAGCGCGGGCGCGCCCACCAGATGTGCCGTGCCCTTGATGCGATGCGCGCAAGCGCGGGCGTCGGGCCAGCGGCGCGCGGCGCAGGCCTGGCGGAAGTCGCGCAAGTCAGACTGATTGGTGTCGAGCAAACTGGCGACGAGTTCCGTCACCACCGACGGATCGTCGTCCACCAAGGCGCCAAGCTGCTGCGCCAGCGCCGCTTTATCTGGAATCGGCGCCGCATAGCCGGCGCCCGTCAACGCAACGGCCATGGCGCCTTCGTCGGCCGGATCGGATAAATGCCGACGCACGGACGGCGCACCAGCCGGCGCGGCGCCACAGGTAAGGACGATGGCGCCCGCCAACCCTGCCCGGCTCAGTTGGTCGGCATCGGGAGCGGCCTCGCCTACCGATAGCTCGATGATAACGACAGCGTGGTCGACATCGGCGAAAGGCGCGGCCGCCGGCCAGGCAGCTTCGCGCACGGCCATGCCGAACCCGCGCAAGATATCGGCCGGGCCGCGCCCGGCGGCGCGATCGTGATGCGTAGACAGGATCAAGGCATGGTGCATGGCGGTAAGTGTGTAGGCGGGAAGGCACACGGGCTTAGCGCACGATTTGGTGCCTGCGCGCGAAGTCGACCAGTTCTACCAACGAACCCACACCCAATTTGGCCATGAGGCGGGTTTTGTAAGTGCTGACGGTTTTGTTGCTGATGAACAGCGCGTCGCCGATGTCTTTATTGGACATGCCGCGCACCAGCATCTGCATGACGATGATTTCTTTGTCGGACAGCCGCTCGATTTTATTGGCGGCGTCGGCATCGCTGCTTGGAACCGGGCGATGGGCAACATCGGGAAAAACACTGTAGCCCGCCAGCACGGTTTCGATGGCGCGCACGATTTCAGGTAGTTCCTGCACCTTGCTGATGTAGCCTTGCGCGCCAGCCGCCTTGACCCGCGGCGCGAAAACGACGGGATCTTGCGCGGAAATGACCAGAATGCGGATGTCGGGCTTGATAAGCTTGATGCGGGGAATGGCCTCAAGGCCGTTGATCTTGGGCAGATCGATGTCCAGAATGACGAGGCCGGGCTCGTGCTGGCGCACGGCCTGCACGGCGTCCTGGCCGTTGCCGGCCTCGATGATCTGCGACACGCCCAGCATCTGGGACAGTTGCTGCCTGAGTATCAGCCGCAACGAAGGATGGTCGTCGACGATGAGTACGCTGGTCACGGGTTCAGTTGATCCATTTATTGATGCATTTTTGCAGGTCGATGAAAGCGACGGGCTTGGCAAGGTAGTCGTCCATGCCGCTGGCGCGGCAGCGCTGCATCTGCTGAGTGCTGCAGTCGGCCGTCACGCCCACGATGGGCAGGCGCGGCCGCTGCGCTTGCGCTTCTTGCTGGCGCACGCGCCGCGCAAGTTCGCAGCCGTCGATGCCGGGCATCTGGCAGTCGGTAAACAGCATGGCGTAGTCGTGCTGGCGCAGGGCTTCGAGCGCCTGTTCGGCGTCGGCCACGGTGTCGCAGTTCAGGCCGGCCCGAAGCATCAGTTGGCGCAGGATGATGCGGTAAGGTTCGTGGTCGTCCACGGCCAGGACGCGTGCGGTTTGGGCGCCAGAAGCGGGGCGGGCGGCGAGCCGAGCCGCCTGGTCGGCGCCGGCGTCGGGGCCGCTATCGATGTCTGAGTTGACGCTCGCATCGGCGCTGGCGCTGGCGCTGGCGCTGGCATCGATAGTGCCGGTAATCGCGTTGACGGTGGCGGAAGCGTGCGCCACGGGTAGCGGCAAGCTCACCTGGAAAGCGCTGCCTTGCCCTGGCGCGCTGTGCAGCAGGCGTATGGAGCCGCCCAGCAGGCCGGCCAGCCTGTGGCAGATGGCCAGCCCCAGGCCGCTGCCGCCGTATCGCCGCGCGGTGGAAATATCGGCCTGGGTAAACGCCTGGAACAGCTGACTGTGTACCGACTCGGGAATACCGACGCCTGTGTCAGCGACCGTAAGCGCGATGTGCTGCACTTCGGGCAAAGCGGACGCCCGCGCATCGGCGCGCGCAGTCATATCTAGCGCACAATCTTGCCCTTCATGTTGCCCGTCATCTTGGGCGCCGGTGCGCGGCGCGGCTTCGAGACAGGCGCTGACGTGGATGCCGCCCTGCTCGGTGAACTTGACGGCGTTGCCCACCAGGTTCAGAACGATTTGCTGAATGCGGGTGGGATCGCCCATTAACGTGTGGGCCACACCCGGCGCGACGTCGAGCGTCAGCGCGATGCCTTTGCGCCGCGCCAGCAGTTCGAATACGCGCAGCACCTGACCCAGTACGTCGCGCAGATCGAAGGGCACGGCCTCGGCTTCTGCATAGCCGGATTCGAGGCGCGAGAAATCGAGAATGTCGCCGATGATCTCCATCAGCAGGCGGGCGGCGTCGTCGGCAAGCTGGTAGTGCTGGCGCTGCCCGGTTTGCAGGCCGGTTTCACGCATGAGGTCGAGCGCCCCGATGATGGTGGCCAGCGGCGTGCGAATTTCGTGGCTCATGGCCGCCAGGAAGCGGGCCTTTGCTTCGGCGCTGGCTTCGGCATCGTGCTTGGCCTGGGCCAGGATTCGCGCCTGTTCATGCTCGGGCGTGGTGTCGGCCCAGTAGCCGGCCCAGATCACGGATTGGTCGGGCCGGCGGTCGGGCACGCCTGTGCCCAGGCGCACCCAGGCCGATCCGCCTGAGCGCCGCACTTGGAGATCGACACGAATGGGGCGCGATTCGGCCAGCGACCGGGCGATGGACTGTTCAAGCGTGGCGCGGTCGGCATCGGGCAGACGGCGCAGCCAGTTGTTGGCATCGGCGGTGATGTGTTCGGCTGGGCAGCCGATAAAGCGCTCGGTGCGGCCCATTACATGGAAGAAGCTGCGCTGCCCGCGGGTGTCCTGGCGCAGGAGGAACAGCGCGACCCGGCCGGTGTCGGTGATGCTTTCGATGGCGCGGCGGGTGTATTGCTCGCGCGACTGCAGGGTGTCGCGTTCGGACCGCAGATGGTGGCGATCGAGAAACAAAAAAGCCACCGTACCCATTGCAATGGGTGCAAAGAGCAGCAGGGCGGCAACCCAGGCCGCTTCGGGATGAGTGGCTGACATGGAAGGCTCGACCCGATGGAAATGATCCCACGGCGGATAGGGTACATCCGGACGGGCGCCAGGCAAACCATTTCTTGGAAGTTCAGGAGTAAAGCGCAAGCAGGAAAAGCCGGACGGGTTACCGCGCTGGCGTGCAAATGACACTGATGACGCCCGTGGCCGCGCGGCCACGGCATAGCGGGCGTGCAGGCCTGCAAGCAAGGCATCGGGGCAACGCGGCGATTGAAATGACAAACGAAGGGCCAGGCAGCGCGACGGCGAGTACGGCTGCGAGGCGCTTAACTTGTGGATTCTGATGGACTAGTCAGAAAGCACGCTTGTCTGCCGTCAAGGTTGACCGATCAATTAGTTGGCGGCGCGGGATTCGGTAACCGGCCCTTGCAGTTCGGCGCGAACGAAGTCGGCAAACGCCCGCACTTTGGCCGCCACATGGCGGCGCGAGGGATAGACCGCATAAAGATAGGTATCGACCATGGCCCAGTCGTTCAGCACGGCGCGCAGGCGGCCCTGCGCGAGGTCGTCTTCTACATAAGTGCGCGGCACCAGGCTCAGGCCGAAGCCGGCCCGCAGCGCGTCGCGCACGGCCAGGCTGGAATTGACCTGGTAGCGTCCGCGCACAGGCACGCGCACGGTCTGCCCGTGCCGGCGGAAAGTCCACTCGTCGGCGTGGCCAGACAGGGTGAAGCGCAGGCAGTTATGGCCTCGCAGCGCCTGGGGGGTATCAGGCTCGCCGTGCCGTTGGAAGTATGCGGGCGCGCCGCATAGTACATGCGGCAGCACGGTGAGCGGGCGGGCGACGAGCGAGGAGTCTTCGAGCTGGTCGGTACCGCGGATGGCAAGGTCATAGCCTTCCTGGATGATGTCGACGCGCCGGTCTTCCAGGTGCAGGTCGAGCGACAGGTCGGGGTAGGCCTGCAGAAAGGCCGGGATGGCGGCGGACAGCCGGGACAGCGTCAACGACATGGGCGCGCTGACCCGCAGCACCCCGCTGGGGCCGGTCTGCAGGGGGGCAAGCGAACGGCCGGCTTCGTCGAGGTCATCGAGAATGCGGCTGATCTGTTCGTAATACAGGCTGCCGGCTTCGGTCAGGCTCATGCGGCGAGTGGTGCGCTGAAGCAGGCGCGCGCCCAGGTGGGCTTCGAGTTCGCCGATGTTCTTGCTGACCGCCGCGGGCGATAGCCGCAACTGGCGGGCGGCTTGGGCGAAGCTGCCCAACTGGACGACGTTGCGGAACACGCGCAGGGCGGTGAGCTGTTCCATGATTATTTACTCTCAGATGATAGTGATTGCACTTTAGTGAATATTATCAATTCATGGTAGATGGATTAGTCTGACGGTATGGGTTTCGACGGGGTTTCGGTTCTTGCGACGCCCCGCGGCGTCCAGTTGGGCGGGGCGGCACACGTGCGCCGGGCTCGGGCGCATACAGGCGCCCTCGGCCTGCTGCGCAGGCTGCCCCGCCGCCCAACGCGCCGCCCCCGCCCAACTGGACGCCGCGGGGCGATGACAAAACGCTTCATTCTGGAGAATTTCACTGATGGAAAACGCATTGATTGCCGCGATCGAGGAGCGCACGTCGGCGAATTATTTCGACCCGGACCACCAGCTTGCACTGGCGCAGATCGAGCGGCTGACCGAACTGGCGACGCGCGCGCCGACCGCTTTCAATTTGCAGAACTGGCGTTTTATTGCGGTGCATACCGCGGCCGCCAAAGCACGGCTGCGCGAGTTGGCCTGGGGCCAGGCGAAGGTGGGCGATGCGGCGGTGACGTTCATTGTGGTGGGCGTGCTGGCGCGGCACGATGTATTGGCCACGCGGCTGACACCTTCGGTGCAGGCCGGCTTCATGCCGGCCGACATGGTGCCGGCCTGGGAAGACGCGGCGGCCCGTCTGTACCAGGACCAGCCTCGTCGACAGCGCGACGAAGCCGTGCGTAGTGCGGCGCTGGGCGCGTCGACGTTGATGCTGGCGGGGCAGGCGTTGGGACTGGCATCATGCCCCATGAGCGGGTTTGACGCGGCCGGCGTGGCGCGCGAGTTTGCGCTGGCCGACGATGAGGTGCCGGTGATGCTGGTGGCCATGGGCCGCGCCGCGCCCGGCAACTGGCCCCAGAAGCCGCGCCGGCCGCTGGCGCAAGTATTGGAACTGGCTTAACACGCCGCGCCGGAAACCACATCAGGAGCCACACCATGCCTCGCAGCGCCGACGTGTTTGCCACGGCCCTGGCCCCGGCCATCTGGGGAAGCACCTATATCGTGACCACCGAATTGCTGCCGGACGGCTATCCGCTGACGGTTGCCATGTTGCGCGCCCTGCCGGCCGGCCTGCTGCTGCTGTGGTGGGCGCGCAGCCTGCCGCACGGCATATGGTGGCTGCGCAGTTTCTTGTTGGGCGGGCTGAATTTTTCGGTGTTCTGGGCCATGTTGTTTGTCAGCGCCTACCGCTTGCCCGGCGGGGTGGCAGCCACGCTGGGCTCGATCCAGACGCTGATCGTGATCGGCCTGGCCCGGCTGCTGCTGGGCGCGCCGGTGCGGGGCTGGTCGGTGGCGGCCGCGATGGCCGGCATAGGCGGCGTGGGCCTGCTGGTGTTGACGCCCGACGCGGCGCTGGACCCGCTGGGCGTGGCCGCCGGGCTGATCGGCGCGTTGGCCATGGCGCTGGGCACGGTGCTTAGCCGCCGCTGGCAGCCGCCCGTGCGGGCGCTGACCTTCGCCAGTTGGCAGTTGACGGCGGGCGGCCTGTTGTTGCTGCCTGTCGCGGCCTGGCTGGAACCGCCGCTGCCCGCGCTGAGCGCCGCCAATCTGGGCGGCCTGGCGTACCTGGCGGTAATTGGCGGCGCTTTTACCTATGCGCTGTGGTTTCGCGGGCTGGCGCGACTGGGGCCTGCCGCGGTGGCCGCGCTGGGTTTCCTGAGCCCGGTGACAGCGGTGGTGCTGGGCTGGGCGCTGTTGGGTCAACGCCTGAATACACCGCAACTGGCGGGCATGATTATCGTGATCGGCAGTGTATGGGTGGTGCAACGGGTGCAGGCCATGCCTGCCCGTACGCCCGCGAAAGCAGCGGCGCGCCCGTTAACCTGAAGTTAAAAATGTTTTGAATCGCCAGCGGCCCGCCGCGGCGATGCGCTGGGTACAGTGCCCGACAAGCAAGCTGGCGACGGTCGCCGGCCAGGAGTCAGGCACATGAAGACGTACCGCATCGCAACCATTCCCGGCGACGGCATCGGCAAAGAGGTCATTCCCGCGGGCCGGCAGGCCATGCAGGTGCTGGCCGAGACCGACGGATCGTTTACGTTCGAGTTCCAGGATTTCGACTGGGGGGGCGACTACTATCGCCGCCACGGCGTGATGATGCCGGCCGACGGGCTGGAGCCACTGCGCGACAAGGACGCGATTCTGTTCGGTTCGGCGGGCGACCCCGACATTGCCGACCACATTACGTTGTGGGGCCTGCGGCTGAAGATCTGCCAGGGCCTGGACCAATACGCCAATGTGCGCCCTACCCGCCTGCTGCCCGGCATCGACGGGCCGCTGAAGCGCTGCACCGCCGAGCAGCTTGACTGGGTGATCGTGCGCGAGAACTCCGAAGGCGAGTATTCCGGAGTGGGCGGCCGTGTGCATCAGGGGCTGCCGATCGAGGCCGCCACGGATGTGTCGATGATGACGCGCGCCGGGGTGGAACGCATTCTGCGCTATGCGTTCCGGCTGGCGCAGTCGCGGCCGCGCAAGCAGCTGACGGTGGTAACCAAGTCGAACGCGCAGCGCCATGCCATGGTGATGTGGGATGAGATCGCGCTGGAGATCAGCCGCGAGTTTCCCGATGTGCGCTGGGACAAGGAACTGGTGGACGCCGCCACGGCGCGCATGGTCAACCGCCCTGCCTCGCTGGACACCATCGTGGCGACCAACCTGCACGCCGATATTCTGAGCGATCTGGCCGCGGCGCTGGCGGGCAGCCTGGGCATCGCACCCACCGGCAATATCGACCCGGAGCGACGCGGCCCGTCGATGTTCGAGCCTATTCACGGTTCGGCCTTCGACATCATGGGCAAGGGCCTGGCGAATCCGATAGGCACGTTCTGGTCGGTGGTCATGCTGCTGGAGCACCTGGGCGAGCACCAGGCGGCGGCGCGCATGATGCGCGCCGTGGAAAGCGTGACGGCTGACCAGGCATTGCATACGCGCGACCTGGGCGGCACGGCGACCACCGAGCAGGTTACGCAGGCCGTTTGCCAGCACCTGCGGCAGACGGCGGGCCAGGCGCGCGCGGCCTAGGGGCAGCGCGCCATTCATCTATAAAAAACAGGAGACATCATGAAACTTGCAAGGAACAGCCTGCGCCGCGCGCTGGCCGGCGCGCTGTGCGCCACGGGCATCATGCTGGCGGGGGGCGCCGCGGCGCAGTCGTATCCGGCGCGGCCGGTGAGCCTGGTGGTGCCGTTTCCGGCCGGCGGCACGACCGACGCGCTGGCGCGCGCGCTGGGCGATGAGCTGGCCAAGAGCCTGGGGCAGCCGGTGGTGGTGGAAAACAAGCCCGGCGCGGGCGCCACGCTGGGCGCCGACTACGTGTCCAAGGCGCGGCCCGATGGCTATACGCTGCT
Proteins encoded in this region:
- a CDS encoding Hpt domain-containing protein, yielding MILSTHHDRAAGRGPADILRGFGMAVREAAWPAAAPFADVDHAVVIIELSVGEAAPDADQLSRAGLAGAIVLTCGAAPAGAPSVRRHLSDPADEGAMAVALTGAGYAAPIPDKAALAQQLGALVDDDPSVVTELVASLLDTNQSDLRDFRQACAARRWPDARACAHRIKGTAHLVGAPALVALSQRIELLAQHEQGDTVAALASLYVPAVQRLSQTLAALVG
- a CDS encoding response regulator transcription factor, encoding MTSVLIVDDHPSLRLILRQQLSQMLGVSQIIEAGNGQDAVQAVRQHEPGLVILDIDLPKINGLEAIPRIKLIKPDIRILVISAQDPVVFAPRVKAAGAQGYISKVQELPEIVRAIETVLAGYSVFPDVAHRPVPSSDADAANKIERLSDKEIIVMQMLVRGMSNKDIGDALFISNKTVSTYKTRLMAKLGVGSLVELVDFARRHQIVR
- a CDS encoding ATP-binding protein; this encodes MSATHPEAAWVAALLLFAPIAMGTVAFLFLDRHHLRSERDTLQSREQYTRRAIESITDTGRVALFLLRQDTRGQRSFFHVMGRTERFIGCPAEHITADANNWLRRLPDADRATLEQSIARSLAESRPIRVDLQVRRSGGSAWVRLGTGVPDRRPDQSVIWAGYWADTTPEHEQARILAQAKHDAEASAEAKARFLAAMSHEIRTPLATIIGALDLMRETGLQTGQRQHYQLADDAARLLMEIIGDILDFSRLESGYAEAEAVPFDLRDVLGQVLRVFELLARRKGIALTLDVAPGVAHTLMGDPTRIQQIVLNLVGNAVKFTEQGGIHVSACLEAAPRTGAQDDGQHEGQDCALDMTARADARASALPEVQHIALTVADTGVGIPESVHSQLFQAFTQADISTARRYGGSGLGLAICHRLAGLLGGSIRLLHSAPGQGSAFQVSLPLPVAHASATVNAITGTIDASASASASADASVNSDIDSGPDAGADQAARLAARPASGAQTARVLAVDDHEPYRIILRQLMLRAGLNCDTVADAEQALEALRQHDYAMLFTDCQMPGIDGCELARRVRQQEAQAQRPRLPIVGVTADCSTQQMQRCRASGMDDYLAKPVAFIDLQKCINKWIN
- a CDS encoding EamA family transporter; translated protein: MPRSADVFATALAPAIWGSTYIVTTELLPDGYPLTVAMLRALPAGLLLLWWARSLPHGIWWLRSFLLGGLNFSVFWAMLFVSAYRLPGGVAATLGSIQTLIVIGLARLLLGAPVRGWSVAAAMAGIGGVGLLVLTPDAALDPLGVAAGLIGALAMALGTVLSRRWQPPVRALTFASWQLTAGGLLLLPVAAWLEPPLPALSAANLGGLAYLAVIGGAFTYALWFRGLARLGPAAVAALGFLSPVTAVVLGWALLGQRLNTPQLAGMIIVIGSVWVVQRVQAMPARTPAKAAARPLT
- a CDS encoding tartrate dehydrogenase, with the protein product MKTYRIATIPGDGIGKEVIPAGRQAMQVLAETDGSFTFEFQDFDWGGDYYRRHGVMMPADGLEPLRDKDAILFGSAGDPDIADHITLWGLRLKICQGLDQYANVRPTRLLPGIDGPLKRCTAEQLDWVIVRENSEGEYSGVGGRVHQGLPIEAATDVSMMTRAGVERILRYAFRLAQSRPRKQLTVVTKSNAQRHAMVMWDEIALEISREFPDVRWDKELVDAATARMVNRPASLDTIVATNLHADILSDLAAALAGSLGIAPTGNIDPERRGPSMFEPIHGSAFDIMGKGLANPIGTFWSVVMLLEHLGEHQAAARMMRAVESVTADQALHTRDLGGTATTEQVTQAVCQHLRQTAGQARAA
- a CDS encoding nitroreductase family protein, encoding MENALIAAIEERTSANYFDPDHQLALAQIERLTELATRAPTAFNLQNWRFIAVHTAAAKARLRELAWGQAKVGDAAVTFIVVGVLARHDVLATRLTPSVQAGFMPADMVPAWEDAAARLYQDQPRRQRDEAVRSAALGASTLMLAGQALGLASCPMSGFDAAGVAREFALADDEVPVMLVAMGRAAPGNWPQKPRRPLAQVLELA
- a CDS encoding LysR family transcriptional regulator, with protein sequence MEQLTALRVFRNVVQLGSFAQAARQLRLSPAAVSKNIGELEAHLGARLLQRTTRRMSLTEAGSLYYEQISRILDDLDEAGRSLAPLQTGPSGVLRVSAPMSLTLSRLSAAIPAFLQAYPDLSLDLHLEDRRVDIIQEGYDLAIRGTDQLEDSSLVARPLTVLPHVLCGAPAYFQRHGEPDTPQALRGHNCLRFTLSGHADEWTFRRHGQTVRVPVRGRYQVNSSLAVRDALRAGFGLSLVPRTYVEDDLAQGRLRAVLNDWAMVDTYLYAVYPSRRHVAAKVRAFADFVRAELQGPVTESRAAN